From the genome of Streptomyces sp. NBC_00659, one region includes:
- a CDS encoding ECF transporter S component: MTTADASAARPQPQARAVRLGPRSVAALALVSATGAAGFAWPLFAGPGSQVSAHAQDAPWLFAGLLVLLVAVAAATISESGLGPKAVAMLGVLAATGAALRPIGAGTAGIEPMFFLMVLSGRVLGPGFGYVLGSVTMFASALLTGGVGPWMPFQMLAMGWFTMGAGLLPGADRLRGRAELLMLAGYGFLAAFAYGTVMNLAGWPFMDALASNIAFDPHAAVPANLARFLAYCLATSLGWDLGRAVVTVVLTLTIGTTLLKALRRATRRAAFESPVTFEPR; the protein is encoded by the coding sequence ATGACCACCGCCGACGCGTCCGCCGCCCGCCCACAGCCACAGGCCCGAGCCGTCCGCCTCGGCCCGCGTTCCGTCGCCGCCCTGGCCCTGGTCAGCGCGACCGGGGCCGCCGGGTTCGCCTGGCCGCTCTTCGCGGGTCCCGGCTCGCAGGTCAGCGCGCACGCCCAGGACGCGCCGTGGCTGTTCGCCGGGCTCCTCGTCCTGCTGGTCGCGGTGGCCGCGGCGACGATCTCCGAGTCGGGCCTCGGCCCGAAGGCGGTCGCCATGCTCGGCGTGCTGGCCGCGACCGGCGCCGCGCTGCGCCCGATCGGGGCCGGGACCGCCGGCATCGAGCCGATGTTCTTCCTGATGGTGCTGAGCGGGCGGGTGCTCGGGCCTGGTTTCGGCTATGTGCTCGGGTCCGTGACCATGTTCGCGTCGGCGCTGCTGACCGGCGGGGTGGGGCCCTGGATGCCCTTCCAGATGCTGGCCATGGGCTGGTTCACGATGGGGGCCGGGCTCCTGCCGGGGGCGGACCGGCTGCGCGGCCGCGCGGAGCTCCTGATGCTCGCCGGATACGGCTTCCTCGCCGCCTTCGCGTACGGCACCGTCATGAATCTGGCCGGCTGGCCCTTCATGGACGCGCTGGCCTCGAACATCGCCTTCGACCCGCACGCCGCCGTCCCCGCCAACCTCGCCCGCTTCCTCGCCTACTGCCTGGCCACCTCCCTCGGCTGGGACCTGGGGCGGGCGGTCGTCACCGTCGTCCTGACCCTGACGATCGGCACGACCCTCCTGAAGGCGCTGCGCCGGGCCACGCGGCGGGCGGCCTTCGAGAGCCCGGTCACGTTCGAGCCCCGCTGA
- a CDS encoding transglycosylase SLT domain-containing protein: MSVSVIRRIVSSPKKALAGTAVAAATAGMVLAAAPAQAATPTSASAAKSIAHSMIPDAGQFNAFSKIVEHESGWNVNATNSSSGAYGLVQALPGSKMASAGSDWKTNPKTQIKWGLDYMNSRYGSPAGAWSFWQANGWY, encoded by the coding sequence GTGTCCGTCTCCGTCATCCGCCGCATCGTTTCTTCCCCGAAGAAGGCCCTCGCCGGTACCGCCGTGGCCGCCGCCACCGCCGGTATGGTCCTGGCCGCGGCGCCCGCCCAGGCCGCCACGCCGACCAGCGCCTCCGCCGCGAAGTCGATCGCCCACTCGATGATTCCGGACGCCGGGCAGTTCAACGCCTTCAGCAAGATCGTCGAGCACGAGAGTGGCTGGAACGTCAACGCCACGAACTCCTCGTCCGGTGCGTACGGCCTGGTCCAGGCCCTGCCCGGTTCGAAGATGGCCTCCGCCGGCTCCGACTGGAAGACCAACCCCAAGACCCAGATCAAGTGGGGCCTGGACTACATGAACTCCCGCTACGGCAGCCCGGCCGGCGCCTGGAGCTTCTGGCAGGCCAACGGCTGGTACTGA
- a CDS encoding YoaK family protein, with translation MTTRTDTPHDPESRGLRLVPALLSLTVVSGLIDAVSYLGLGHVFTANMTGNVVVLGFAAAGAPGFSVAHTLTSLSCFVAGAATGGRTATRLSDGSRRTWARAAFAAEAVLTLACAAAAFAAPHATATTYTVIAVTAFAMGLRNATVRRLGVADLTTTVLTMTLTGLAADSRLGGGAGHHFPRRTASVLAMAAGALLGAWLVLNHGLALPLLIAALVPAALAVTASGRE, from the coding sequence ATGACCACGCGGACGGACACGCCTCACGACCCCGAGTCACGAGGCCTGCGGCTCGTGCCCGCGCTGCTGTCGCTGACCGTGGTCAGCGGACTCATCGACGCGGTGAGCTACCTGGGCCTGGGCCACGTCTTCACGGCGAACATGACCGGCAACGTGGTGGTGCTCGGCTTCGCCGCGGCCGGAGCACCCGGCTTCTCCGTAGCGCACACCCTCACCTCGCTGTCCTGCTTCGTGGCGGGCGCCGCTACCGGCGGACGAACGGCGACCCGGCTGAGCGACGGCTCACGCCGCACCTGGGCCCGCGCCGCGTTCGCCGCCGAAGCCGTCCTGACCCTCGCCTGCGCGGCGGCGGCCTTCGCCGCCCCGCACGCCACCGCCACCACCTACACCGTGATCGCCGTCACGGCCTTCGCGATGGGCCTGCGCAACGCGACGGTCCGCAGGCTCGGCGTCGCCGACCTGACGACCACCGTCCTGACGATGACCCTGACGGGCCTGGCCGCCGACTCCCGCCTGGGCGGCGGCGCGGGCCATCACTTCCCGCGCCGGACCGCCTCCGTACTGGCGATGGCGGCAGGCGCCCTGCTCGGCGCGTGGCTCGTCCTGAACCACGGCCTCGCCCTCCCCCTGCTGATCGCCGCGCTCGTACCGGCGGCACTGGCGGTGACGGCCTCCGGCCGGGAGTGA
- a CDS encoding steroid 3-ketoacyl-CoA thiolase, translated as MAAEPVIVEAVRTPIGKRGGALANLHPAYLLGETYRELLGRTGIPADCVEQIVGGTVTHAGEQSMNPARTAWLTVGLPYETAATTVDCQCGSSQQASHMVANMIAAGVIDVGISCGVEAMSRVPLGSGSKHGPGKPFPDEWNVDLPNQFEAAERIARHRGLTRENVDSLGLISQERAAVAWAEERFKRETFAVQVPTTEDEQRAGQGMWRLVDRDEGLRDTSMEALAKLKPVMPTAVHTAGNSSQISDGSAAILWASKRMARALKLRPRARIVAQALVGSDPHFHLDGPIDATRAVLGKAGMSLKDIDLVEINEAFASVVLSWAQVFGQDLEKVNVNGGGIALGHPVGATGARLITTALHELERADKEFALITMCAGGGLATGTIIQRL; from the coding sequence ATGGCCGCGGAACCCGTGATCGTCGAAGCCGTACGGACGCCCATCGGCAAGCGCGGTGGCGCGCTCGCCAATCTGCACCCCGCCTATCTCCTGGGCGAGACCTACCGTGAACTCCTCGGCCGCACCGGCATTCCCGCCGACTGCGTCGAGCAGATCGTCGGCGGCACGGTGACCCATGCCGGCGAGCAGTCGATGAACCCCGCGCGCACCGCCTGGCTGACGGTGGGACTGCCCTACGAGACGGCGGCGACGACGGTCGACTGCCAGTGCGGGTCCTCGCAGCAGGCCTCCCACATGGTCGCCAACATGATCGCGGCGGGTGTCATCGACGTCGGGATCAGCTGCGGTGTCGAGGCGATGTCGCGGGTGCCGCTGGGCTCGGGATCCAAGCACGGGCCCGGCAAGCCGTTCCCCGACGAGTGGAACGTCGATCTGCCGAACCAGTTCGAGGCGGCCGAACGGATCGCGCGCCACCGCGGACTGACCCGCGAGAACGTCGACTCCCTCGGGCTCATCTCGCAGGAACGGGCCGCTGTCGCCTGGGCCGAGGAGCGCTTCAAGCGCGAGACGTTCGCCGTGCAGGTGCCCACCACCGAGGACGAACAGCGGGCGGGGCAGGGTATGTGGCGGCTCGTCGACCGGGACGAGGGGCTGCGCGACACGTCCATGGAGGCGCTGGCGAAGCTGAAGCCCGTGATGCCGACCGCCGTTCACACGGCCGGCAACTCCTCCCAGATCTCGGACGGTTCGGCGGCCATTCTGTGGGCCTCCAAGCGGATGGCGCGGGCGCTGAAGCTGCGGCCGCGGGCGCGGATCGTGGCCCAGGCGCTGGTGGGTTCGGACCCGCACTTCCATCTGGACGGTCCGATCGACGCCACCCGGGCCGTGCTCGGCAAGGCGGGGATGTCCCTGAAGGACATCGACCTCGTCGAGATCAACGAGGCTTTCGCGTCGGTCGTGCTGAGCTGGGCGCAGGTCTTCGGGCAGGACCTGGAGAAGGTGAACGTGAACGGGGGCGGGATCGCGCTCGGGCATCCCGTGGGGGCCACGGGGGCTCGGCTCATCACCACGGCGCTGCACGAACTGGAGCGAGCGGACAAGGAGTTCGCGCTGATCACGATGTGTGCGGGTGGGGGGCTGGCGACCGGGACGATCATTCAGCGGTTGTAG
- a CDS encoding cytochrome P450: protein MSCPALPDGFDFTDPDVLHHRVPLPEFAELRRARPVHWIPQQPGVAGFEDDGYWAVTRHSDVKYVSTHPELFSSFLNTAVIRFNEHIQREQIEVQRLIMLNMDPPEHTRVRQIVQRGFTPRAIRSLEDALRARAGSIVANALAQAAPDGSFDFVTQVACELPLQAIAELIGVPQEDRVKIFDWSNKMVAYDDPEYAITEEIGAESATELISYAMNMAADRKQCPAKDIVSTLVAAEDQGNLATDEFGFFVLLLAVAGNETTRNAITHGMHALLTHPDQWDLYKRERPKTTAEEIVRWATPVVAFQRTATQDTELGGQRIRKGDRVGIFYSSANNDPEVFENPEVFDITRDPNPHLGFGGGGPHFCLGRSLATLEIDLIFNAIADAMPHLRLAGDPRRLRSAWLNGVKELQVRHA from the coding sequence ATGTCCTGTCCAGCGCTGCCCGACGGGTTCGATTTCACCGACCCCGATGTGCTGCACCACCGCGTGCCCCTCCCGGAGTTCGCCGAGTTGCGCCGGGCCCGACCGGTCCACTGGATCCCGCAACAGCCCGGCGTCGCCGGCTTCGAGGACGACGGCTACTGGGCCGTCACCCGGCACTCGGACGTCAAGTACGTCTCGACACACCCCGAACTGTTCTCCTCGTTCCTCAACACCGCCGTCATCCGCTTCAACGAGCACATCCAGCGCGAGCAGATCGAGGTCCAGCGGCTCATCATGCTGAACATGGACCCGCCCGAGCACACCCGGGTCCGGCAGATCGTGCAGCGCGGCTTCACCCCGCGCGCCATCCGCTCGCTGGAGGACGCGCTGCGCGCCCGTGCCGGTTCGATCGTCGCGAACGCGCTCGCGCAGGCCGCCCCCGACGGCTCCTTCGACTTCGTCACCCAGGTCGCCTGCGAACTCCCGCTCCAGGCGATAGCCGAGCTCATCGGCGTCCCGCAGGAGGACCGGGTCAAGATCTTCGACTGGTCCAACAAGATGGTGGCGTACGACGATCCGGAGTACGCGATCACCGAGGAGATCGGCGCCGAGTCGGCCACCGAACTCATCTCGTACGCGATGAACATGGCGGCGGACCGCAAGCAGTGCCCCGCCAAGGACATCGTCAGCACGCTCGTGGCGGCGGAGGACCAGGGGAACCTCGCCACCGACGAATTCGGCTTCTTCGTCCTGCTGCTGGCGGTCGCCGGCAACGAGACGACCCGCAACGCCATCACCCACGGGATGCACGCCCTGCTCACCCACCCCGACCAGTGGGACCTGTACAAGAGGGAACGGCCGAAGACCACCGCCGAGGAGATCGTCCGCTGGGCGACCCCCGTCGTCGCCTTCCAGCGCACCGCCACCCAGGACACCGAACTGGGCGGGCAGCGGATCAGGAAGGGCGACCGCGTCGGCATCTTCTACTCCTCCGCCAACAACGACCCCGAGGTGTTCGAGAACCCCGAGGTCTTCGACATCACCCGTGACCCCAACCCGCACCTCGGCTTCGGCGGCGGCGGTCCGCACTTCTGCCTCGGCAGGTCCCTGGCCACGCTGGAGATCGACCTGATCTTCAACGCGATCGCCGACGCGATGCCGCATCTGCGGCTGGCGGGCGATCCCCGCCGTCTCCGCTCCGCCTGGCTGAACGGCGTCAAGGAACTCCAGGTCCGTCACGCGTAG
- a CDS encoding bifunctional glycosyltransferase 87/phosphatase PAP2 family protein, with amino-acid sequence MANVEHGGRPGESLVGAPETVRARLRALRVGLWAVAAILAVRQVAAVLSTPKADRLTDLETWVGPNGVLHVKGSLYDSTRFTGTPLGGLVLKPLTRSAEQALGWGWTFGTLLLVVALGLVAARALPPPVSRRTSLLAAPVAVSLLMLSLPVRNALYLGQTSIIPVLLVLLGCFVVRGERVCGVLIGLAAALQPTVLLFTPLLWFTGRRRAAASTGATFAALTALAWAAMPHDSNTYWVHHLAGVGLGKDADDLANQSLHGALLRLGLTGPLEVGLFLALGAAVAFVGLRRAVRYARDGQLLLAVAVTGCVAVAVSPTTWQHQVLWVLLALVGRVGRKASDRYVWPVAVVLVMTLPARMMLPDMPVLQPLRDNVVLIAALAAAIVVPFLSRTSAYYRAPVPAGHATPVPTRWRRVPLLPSGRVLTRTNLLLELLLIRVGYSAYQQVRLAATGGTNSGGRATAERHGEQILAVERFLHLDVEHWVNHSVVQVPALRDFFDFYYQSFHFGIPLTILAVLYVRRPADHRWARSALGFATLLALVGFWLYPLAPPRLMPGLGVIDTVHGVQDFSKPDYGTLTELTNQYAAMPSLHFGWSLWCGVVIAVLAPRWWMKALGLLHPLLTLSSIVATGNHWVLDAGGGAAVVATGFGLTYLLTGPRSRTPVEQVGAGVEPPVRAVGRAGRTQG; translated from the coding sequence GTGGCGAACGTGGAGCACGGCGGACGACCGGGCGAGAGCCTCGTGGGAGCGCCGGAGACGGTGCGAGCACGGCTGCGCGCCCTTCGCGTCGGGCTCTGGGCCGTCGCCGCGATACTGGCCGTACGACAGGTCGCCGCCGTCCTCAGCACCCCCAAGGCGGACCGGCTGACGGATCTGGAGACCTGGGTCGGCCCGAACGGCGTACTGCACGTGAAGGGCTCGCTGTACGACTCGACACGGTTCACCGGCACCCCGCTCGGCGGCCTCGTCCTCAAACCTCTCACCCGGTCGGCCGAACAGGCCCTCGGCTGGGGCTGGACCTTCGGCACCCTGCTGCTCGTCGTGGCGCTCGGCCTGGTGGCCGCCCGCGCCCTGCCGCCCCCCGTGAGCCGGCGGACGTCACTGCTCGCCGCGCCCGTGGCCGTCAGCCTGCTGATGCTGTCGCTCCCCGTACGCAACGCCCTCTACCTCGGCCAGACCAGCATCATCCCGGTGCTGCTCGTCCTGCTCGGCTGCTTCGTCGTCCGCGGGGAACGCGTCTGCGGGGTCCTCATCGGGCTCGCGGCGGCCCTCCAGCCGACCGTGCTGCTCTTCACGCCGCTTCTCTGGTTCACCGGCCGCCGCCGCGCCGCCGCCTCCACCGGGGCCACGTTCGCCGCCCTCACCGCGCTCGCCTGGGCCGCGATGCCGCACGACTCGAACACGTACTGGGTGCACCACCTGGCGGGCGTCGGCCTCGGCAAGGACGCCGACGACCTCGCCAACCAGTCCCTGCACGGCGCGCTCCTCCGGCTCGGTCTCACCGGGCCGCTGGAGGTCGGTCTCTTCCTGGCGCTCGGCGCGGCCGTCGCCTTCGTCGGACTCCGCCGCGCGGTGCGCTACGCCCGTGACGGACAGCTGCTGCTCGCCGTCGCGGTGACCGGCTGCGTCGCCGTCGCCGTCTCGCCCACCACCTGGCAGCACCAGGTGCTGTGGGTGCTGCTCGCGCTCGTCGGCCGGGTCGGCCGCAAGGCCTCGGACCGCTATGTGTGGCCCGTCGCGGTCGTCCTGGTCATGACGCTGCCCGCCCGGATGATGCTGCCGGACATGCCGGTGCTCCAGCCGCTGCGCGACAACGTCGTGCTGATCGCCGCGCTGGCCGCCGCCATCGTCGTACCGTTCCTGTCCCGTACGTCCGCGTACTACCGGGCCCCGGTCCCCGCCGGCCACGCGACGCCCGTCCCCACCCGGTGGAGGCGGGTCCCGCTGCTGCCGTCGGGCCGGGTCCTCACCCGTACGAACCTGCTGCTCGAACTGCTCCTGATCCGCGTCGGGTACTCCGCCTACCAGCAGGTCAGGCTGGCCGCGACGGGCGGCACCAACTCCGGCGGCAGGGCCACCGCCGAGCGCCACGGCGAGCAGATCCTCGCCGTCGAGCGGTTCCTGCACCTGGATGTCGAGCACTGGGTCAACCACTCGGTGGTCCAGGTCCCCGCCCTGAGGGATTTCTTCGACTTCTACTACCAGTCGTTCCACTTCGGCATCCCGCTCACCATCCTCGCCGTGCTCTACGTCCGTCGCCCGGCGGACCACCGCTGGGCCCGCTCCGCCCTCGGCTTCGCCACCCTCCTCGCCCTCGTCGGCTTCTGGCTCTACCCGCTCGCCCCGCCGCGCCTGATGCCGGGCCTCGGCGTGATCGACACCGTGCACGGCGTGCAGGACTTCTCCAAGCCCGACTACGGCACGCTGACCGAGCTGACCAACCAGTACGCGGCGATGCCCTCGCTGCACTTCGGCTGGTCCCTGTGGTGCGGGGTCGTCATCGCGGTGCTGGCACCCCGGTGGTGGATGAAGGCGCTGGGCCTGCTGCACCCGCTGCTGACGCTCTCCTCGATCGTGGCGACCGGAAATCACTGGGTCCTGGACGCCGGCGGCGGCGCGGCGGTGGTCGCCACGGGCTTCGGGCTGACGTATCTCCTCACCGGCCCGCGGTCCCGGACGCCCGTGGAGCAGGTCGGGGCGGGTGTGGAACCGCCGGTCCGCGCGGTGGGCCGGGCAGGCCGGACACAAGGCTGA